From Asterias rubens chromosome 3, eAstRub1.3, whole genome shotgun sequence, the proteins below share one genomic window:
- the LOC117288265 gene encoding cyclin-H-like, which yields MFQSSTQKRCWTFSSEKDVEILRQECNTRFQEQHHLISAKRKDPGSFFLSANEEYILCRHYEHLLRDFCRRFEPPMPPSVKGSSCAYFKRFYLRNTVMDYHPKFIMLTCVYLACKIEEFNVSITQFCGNLSADQERAAELILGHELLVMQQLDFHLTIHNLFRPLEGFLIDIKTRFPSLESPEQLRKSAEEFLHRSLASNVSLLYSPSQISLAALVTSAGRQKVNIDKYVTDFLLSSGKKEDLKELVMSIKKIRYLVSNIPPLDIEVVKSLEKKLDQCLNQELNPDSAIYKKKVQELLDAEDEDFTLENYTQNEESKRREAELLMSV from the exons ATGTTTCAGAGCAGTACTCAGAAGAGATGCTGGACATTCAGCAGCGAAAAGGATGTAGAAATTCTCAGACAAGAATGCAATACTCGATTCCAAGAACAACATCATCTTATCTCAGCAaag AGGAAAGATCCAGGATCTTTTTTCCTTTCTGCAAATGAGGAATACATTTTGTGTCGTCATTACGAACATCTACTGCGAGATTTCTGCCGAAGATTTGAGCCCCCAATGCCACCAAGTGTTAAG GGTTCATCATGTGCATATTTCAAGAGATTCTACCTGCGCAACACAGTGATGGATTATCATCCTAAGTTTATTAT gttgACGTGTGTGTATCTTGCTTGTAAGATAGAAGAATTCAATGTCTCCATTACACAATTCTGTGGAAATCTCAGCGCTGACCAAGAGAGGGCAGCAGAGCTTATATTAGGTCACGAGTTACTCGTTATGCAACAACTTGACTTTCATCTGACTATACATAATTTATTCAGACCACTAGAGGGATTTCTTATTGATATTAAG ACACGTTTTCCATCATTAGAGAGCCCAGAACAGCTGAGGAAATCAGCGGAGGAGTTTCTTCATAGGTCGCTTGCAAGTAACGTCAGCCTCCTGTATTCACCATCACAG ATTTCCTTAGCGGCTCTTGTTACAAGTGCTGGAAGACAGAAAGTCAACATTGATAA GTATGTGACGGATTTCTTGCTCAGTAGTGGAAAGAAAGAAGATCTTAAAGAACTAGTCATGTCCATAAAAA AAATCCGTTACTTAGTGAGTAACATTCCTCCTCTAGACATCGAAGTAGTGAAGAGTCTCGAGAAGAAGTTGGACCAATGTCTCAACCAAGAACTCAATCCAGACAGTGCGAT TTACAAGAAGAAGGTCCAAGAATTACTGGATGCAGAAGATGAAGACTTCACACTAGAaaactacacacaaaatgag GAGAGTAAACGAAGAGAAGCTGAATTGTTGATGAGTGTTTGA